The following are encoded in a window of Desulfopila inferna genomic DNA:
- a CDS encoding 4Fe-4S binding protein — MAKPKGLVVITVDRCKGCKLCAEACPTGIIFMDGTVINIKGYQPAAIKNMAGCIACGYCAMVCPDVAISVERLDG; from the coding sequence ATGGCGAAACCGAAGGGACTGGTTGTGATAACCGTCGATCGCTGCAAAGGGTGCAAGCTATGTGCCGAAGCATGTCCTACAGGCATAATCTTTATGGACGGTACTGTTATCAATATCAAAGGATATCAGCCTGCTGCCATCAAGAATATGGCGGGATGTATCGCCTGCGGCTACTGCGCCATGGTTTGTCCGGATGTCGCTATTTCCGTTGAACGGCTTGACGGATAA
- a CDS encoding helix-turn-helix domain-containing protein, with translation MARDIKNELASLDIGSQIRYLRNQRDLTLQELSDLTGLSKPNLSQIENNIVTPPIATLLKISSALGVPIGTFFQKTNQDSNMVVVRKEDRYGIAKGPHISHIGYQYEPLAYPKADKNMEPFIVHMEERQPDDIVFNNHKGEEFLFVLDGELEFRYGDNLVVLHEGDSLYFDSSTPHGYRGINGTVKTLVVIYRPK, from the coding sequence ATGGCCCGGGATATAAAAAATGAACTGGCGTCTCTGGATATCGGAAGCCAGATTAGATACTTACGTAACCAGCGGGATCTCACCTTGCAGGAGTTGTCCGATCTTACCGGTCTGTCGAAGCCGAATCTTTCCCAGATAGAAAACAATATCGTCACGCCGCCAATTGCCACATTGCTGAAGATATCCAGTGCTCTGGGCGTTCCTATCGGCACTTTTTTCCAGAAAACGAATCAGGATTCCAATATGGTAGTAGTCCGCAAAGAAGACCGCTACGGTATTGCCAAGGGACCGCATATCTCTCATATAGGCTACCAGTATGAACCGTTGGCTTATCCCAAGGCGGATAAGAATATGGAGCCATTTATAGTACATATGGAAGAGCGTCAGCCTGATGATATCGTCTTCAATAATCATAAAGGGGAAGAATTCCTGTTTGTACTCGATGGAGAGCTTGAGTTCCGATACGGCGATAATCTTGTTGTGCTGCATGAAGGCGACAGCCTTTACTTTGATTCCTCCACTCCCCACGGCTATCGCGGCATTAACGGTACTGTAAAAACTCTGGTGGTGATATACAGGCCGAAGTAG